One Solanum lycopersicum chromosome 4, SLM_r2.1 DNA window includes the following coding sequences:
- the LOC101259242 gene encoding uncharacterized protein isoform X2 codes for MELEDSILNFSDEDESFEDDEDVKMNDIEEGELVEKISKTGLEETGGVCASSENPLPGKKNRRRRRNKRKNKSKRVSSGPITDINRFVLDVGRRLKERKSYLIWNAVGCLGLSALSDLVKEVDAIQTCGGQKTADGRRFRTGGGILWSILKVRDPNAYKEIMKKGKEFEKQFRQANLKQEPLQNKEASLERSSQTIGDEITASSSDVLLQQEPVEQSNSVAKRASVHDRIRMPVTYDDLFDEATDEGKDSKDPLALIMPLEKSSYDVVEGGYPKG; via the exons ATGGAGCTAGAGGATAGCATTTTAAACTTCTCTGATGAAGACGAGAGCTTTGAGGATGACGAAGATGTTAAAATGAATGATATTGAGGAAGGAGAACTAGTTGAGAAGATCTCCAAGACTGGATTAGAGGAAACTGGTGGTGTATGTGCCAGCTCTGAAAATCCTCTTCCAGGTAAAAAAAATCGGAGACGGAGGAGGAacaagagaaagaacaaaagcaaGAGAGTTTCTTCAGGTCCAATCACAGACATTAACAG ATTTGTTTTGGATGTCGGAAGACGCTTGAAAGAGAGGAAATCTTATCTTATATGGAATGCTGTTGGTTGTCTCGGCCTATCTGCTTTGAGTGATCTTGTTAAAGAG GTGGATGCAATTCAGACTTGTGGTGGCCAGAAGACTGCTGATGGCAGGCGTTTCCGAACAGGTGGTGGAATATTGTGGAGCATCCTTAAAGTACGAGATCCAAATGCATACAAAGAGATAATGAAGAAAGGGAAGGAGTTTGAG AAGCAGTTTAGGCAGGCTAATCTCAAGCAAGAACCGCTCCAAAACAAAGAAGCTTCTTTGGAGAGATCTAGTCAGACAATAGGAGACGAGATTACAGCCAGTTCTTCAGATGTTTTGCTGCAGCAAGAACCTGTTGAACAGTCTAATAGTGTAGCCAAACGTGCATCTGTTCATGATAGAATAAGGATGCCTGTCACGTATGATGATCTATTCGATGAAGCAACTGACGAAGGAAAGGATTCAAAGGATCCGTTGGCTTTAATAATGCCTTTGGAGAAAAGCTCATATGATGTGGTGGAGGGAGGGTATCCTAAAG GATAG
- the LOC101259242 gene encoding uncharacterized protein isoform X1, with translation MELEDSILNFSDEDESFEDDEDVKMNDIEEGELVEKISKTGLEETGGVCASSENPLPGKKNRRRRRNKRKNKSKRVSSGPITDINRFVLDVGRRLKERKSYLIWNAVGCLGLSALSDLVKEVDAIQTCGGQKTADGRRFRTGGGILWSILKVRDPNAYKEIMKKGKEFEKQFRQANLKQEPLQNKEASLERSSQTIGDEITASSSDVLLQQEPVEQSNSVAKRASVHDRIRMPVTYDDLFDEATDEGKDSKDPLALIMPLEKSSYDVVEGGYPKGI, from the exons ATGGAGCTAGAGGATAGCATTTTAAACTTCTCTGATGAAGACGAGAGCTTTGAGGATGACGAAGATGTTAAAATGAATGATATTGAGGAAGGAGAACTAGTTGAGAAGATCTCCAAGACTGGATTAGAGGAAACTGGTGGTGTATGTGCCAGCTCTGAAAATCCTCTTCCAGGTAAAAAAAATCGGAGACGGAGGAGGAacaagagaaagaacaaaagcaaGAGAGTTTCTTCAGGTCCAATCACAGACATTAACAG ATTTGTTTTGGATGTCGGAAGACGCTTGAAAGAGAGGAAATCTTATCTTATATGGAATGCTGTTGGTTGTCTCGGCCTATCTGCTTTGAGTGATCTTGTTAAAGAG GTGGATGCAATTCAGACTTGTGGTGGCCAGAAGACTGCTGATGGCAGGCGTTTCCGAACAGGTGGTGGAATATTGTGGAGCATCCTTAAAGTACGAGATCCAAATGCATACAAAGAGATAATGAAGAAAGGGAAGGAGTTTGAG AAGCAGTTTAGGCAGGCTAATCTCAAGCAAGAACCGCTCCAAAACAAAGAAGCTTCTTTGGAGAGATCTAGTCAGACAATAGGAGACGAGATTACAGCCAGTTCTTCAGATGTTTTGCTGCAGCAAGAACCTGTTGAACAGTCTAATAGTGTAGCCAAACGTGCATCTGTTCATGATAGAATAAGGATGCCTGTCACGTATGATGATCTATTCGATGAAGCAACTGACGAAGGAAAGGATTCAAAGGATCCGTTGGCTTTAATAATGCCTTTGGAGAAAAGCTCATATGATGTGGTGGAGGGAGGGTATCCTAAAGGTATATAA
- the LOC101259242 gene encoding uncharacterized protein isoform X3 gives MSQLIFVPLVCEVISWNFVLLSTTLLLLCQRFVLDVGRRLKERKSYLIWNAVGCLGLSALSDLVKEVDAIQTCGGQKTADGRRFRTGGGILWSILKVRDPNAYKEIMKKGKEFEKQFRQANLKQEPLQNKEASLERSSQTIGDEITASSSDVLLQQEPVEQSNSVAKRASVHDRIRMPVTYDDLFDEATDEGKDSKDPLALIMPLEKSSYDVVEGGYPKGI, from the exons ATGTCCCAGTTAATATTCGTTCCTTTGGTTTGCGAAGTGATCTCATGGAATTTTGTATTGCTATCTACAACTCTGTTGCTGTTGTGTCAAAG ATTTGTTTTGGATGTCGGAAGACGCTTGAAAGAGAGGAAATCTTATCTTATATGGAATGCTGTTGGTTGTCTCGGCCTATCTGCTTTGAGTGATCTTGTTAAAGAG GTGGATGCAATTCAGACTTGTGGTGGCCAGAAGACTGCTGATGGCAGGCGTTTCCGAACAGGTGGTGGAATATTGTGGAGCATCCTTAAAGTACGAGATCCAAATGCATACAAAGAGATAATGAAGAAAGGGAAGGAGTTTGAG AAGCAGTTTAGGCAGGCTAATCTCAAGCAAGAACCGCTCCAAAACAAAGAAGCTTCTTTGGAGAGATCTAGTCAGACAATAGGAGACGAGATTACAGCCAGTTCTTCAGATGTTTTGCTGCAGCAAGAACCTGTTGAACAGTCTAATAGTGTAGCCAAACGTGCATCTGTTCATGATAGAATAAGGATGCCTGTCACGTATGATGATCTATTCGATGAAGCAACTGACGAAGGAAAGGATTCAAAGGATCCGTTGGCTTTAATAATGCCTTTGGAGAAAAGCTCATATGATGTGGTGGAGGGAGGGTATCCTAAAGGTATATAA